Proteins encoded in a region of the Arthrobacter sp. U41 genome:
- a CDS encoding IS3 family transposase, protein MRACRLVGRSRATHHRQAAPKPRMHGPWPKAQHPAELSPAERAEILSVLNRQDYANLSPTQVYVRELDEGRYWCSQRTMYRVLADAKMGGERRRQATHPTKVIPELMATKPCEVWSWDITKMRGPAKGIWYHAYVVLDIFSRYVVGWRIERIEDGQLAADLVQEIVAETGGNPPGYLHADGGAAMTSKALASMLVDMDITRSHSRAHTSNDNPFSEAQFKTMKYTSDYPERFDSVNEARTWMEGFTAYYNHEHRHSGIGYHTPASVHYGTAEDVREQRQHTLDRAYGAHPERFVRRPAAPPLPLKAAINDPAKRAAPSVHLQQPLRLI, encoded by the coding sequence GTGAGGGCCTGCAGGCTGGTGGGCCGCTCCCGGGCCACCCATCACCGGCAGGCCGCGCCCAAGCCCCGGATGCACGGGCCCTGGCCCAAGGCCCAGCACCCGGCGGAGCTCTCGCCGGCCGAGCGTGCCGAGATCCTGTCGGTGCTCAACCGCCAAGACTACGCGAACCTTTCACCGACCCAGGTCTATGTCCGTGAGCTGGACGAGGGGCGGTACTGGTGTTCGCAGCGCACCATGTATCGCGTGCTGGCGGACGCGAAGATGGGCGGGGAACGCCGACGGCAAGCCACTCATCCGACCAAGGTGATTCCGGAGCTCATGGCCACAAAACCGTGCGAAGTGTGGTCCTGGGATATAACGAAGATGCGTGGCCCGGCGAAGGGAATCTGGTATCACGCCTACGTGGTGCTGGATATTTTTTCCCGTTACGTGGTGGGCTGGCGCATCGAGCGTATCGAGGACGGCCAGCTGGCCGCGGACCTCGTGCAGGAGATTGTCGCCGAGACCGGTGGTAACCCTCCGGGGTACCTGCACGCCGATGGTGGGGCGGCGATGACGTCCAAAGCCCTTGCCTCGATGCTGGTGGACATGGATATCACCAGGTCGCATTCCCGAGCCCATACATCGAATGACAATCCGTTCAGCGAGGCCCAATTCAAGACCATGAAATACACCTCTGACTACCCGGAACGGTTCGACTCCGTGAACGAGGCCAGGACCTGGATGGAAGGATTCACCGCCTACTACAACCACGAGCACAGGCATTCCGGGATCGGCTATCACACCCCGGCCAGCGTGCACTACGGCACAGCCGAGGACGTGCGTGAACAACGCCAGCACACCCTGGACCGGGCGTACGGCGCGCATCCCGAGCGGTTTGTCCGCCGTCCTGCCGCACCTCCGCTGCCGCTGAAGGCGGCGATCAACGACCCGGCAAAAAGAGCCGCGCCCTCGGTGCATTTACAACAACCACTACGTCTCATTTGA
- the istA gene encoding IS21 family transposase has product MSVQENIRRLDSQGVPVRQIARRLGVSRTSAAKYAEQEDFSPAPRAPLARPGASVLTGFEHIIERWLIEDQRRNRKQRHTAKRIFDRLVDEHGFTATYSPVQRYVKKWLAAHRQPGEGFTELVWPAGTVQVDFGQAEAIVAGIRQVLHILVVTFPFSNMRFVQAYRGETAECVAHGLRRVFEHIRAAPRHMVFDNATGIGNRVGTRVTETKLFGAFKLHYRSESRYCNPYSGHEKGNVENAVGFLRRNFMVPEPEAATLEGLNKDLMARCDALATTVHYRKGLPLGELFAQDVAASIDLPGIGFDAVRYESRKADKTGNLLIDGNTYAAGPAFHGRMLTVGLGHDVVQILDEHSEPVRTFPRVFGKQAETVFDPASLVPLLVTKPGAWSHSPLRALVTDPVRDWLDRATATDRRRLLNSVDAASSVAGFDAAVAAADTLIQRGDAPDMAMLGMLARRLADGTEPEATNVDLSVYDTFTTLNTTTGEIA; this is encoded by the coding sequence ATGTCCGTTCAAGAAAATATCAGAAGACTCGACTCCCAGGGAGTCCCGGTGCGTCAGATCGCCCGAAGGCTTGGAGTGAGCCGGACCTCGGCGGCCAAGTACGCCGAGCAGGAGGACTTCTCCCCGGCGCCGCGGGCACCGCTGGCCAGGCCGGGGGCCTCGGTGCTGACCGGGTTCGAGCACATCATTGAGCGGTGGCTCATCGAGGATCAGCGCCGGAACCGCAAGCAGCGGCATACGGCGAAGCGGATCTTCGACCGGCTCGTTGACGAGCATGGTTTTACCGCCACCTATTCACCGGTCCAGCGGTACGTGAAGAAATGGTTGGCCGCCCACCGGCAGCCCGGTGAGGGGTTTACCGAACTGGTCTGGCCTGCCGGCACCGTGCAGGTCGACTTCGGTCAGGCCGAGGCCATCGTTGCCGGGATCCGGCAGGTCCTGCATATCCTGGTGGTGACCTTCCCGTTCTCGAACATGCGCTTCGTGCAGGCGTATCGGGGCGAGACCGCCGAATGCGTGGCCCACGGGCTGCGGAGGGTGTTTGAGCACATTCGGGCTGCGCCGCGGCACATGGTCTTTGATAATGCCACGGGCATCGGAAATCGGGTGGGAACCCGGGTGACCGAGACGAAGCTGTTTGGCGCCTTCAAACTCCACTACAGGTCCGAGTCACGCTATTGCAATCCGTACTCGGGCCATGAGAAGGGCAACGTGGAGAACGCGGTGGGGTTCCTGCGCCGGAACTTCATGGTCCCCGAGCCGGAGGCCGCCACCCTGGAGGGGCTGAACAAGGACCTCATGGCGCGCTGCGACGCGTTGGCCACCACCGTGCACTACCGCAAGGGCCTGCCCCTGGGTGAGCTGTTCGCCCAGGACGTTGCGGCGTCCATAGACCTGCCGGGGATCGGTTTCGATGCCGTGCGCTACGAATCGCGCAAGGCCGACAAGACCGGGAACCTGCTCATTGACGGGAACACGTACGCCGCCGGGCCCGCTTTCCACGGGCGAATGCTCACGGTGGGGTTGGGACACGACGTGGTGCAGATCCTTGATGAGCATTCCGAACCTGTCCGCACGTTCCCGCGCGTCTTCGGCAAGCAGGCCGAGACGGTCTTTGACCCTGCTTCCCTGGTGCCGTTGCTGGTGACGAAGCCCGGGGCGTGGTCCCATTCGCCGCTGCGGGCCCTGGTGACGGACCCGGTGCGTGACTGGTTGGACCGGGCCACGGCCACGGATCGGCGCCGGCTGCTCAACTCGGTGGATGCTGCCTCATCGGTGGCGGGATTCGATGCCGCGGTGGCCGCTGCCGACACCCTGATCCAGCGCGGGGATGCACCGGACATGGCCATGCTGGGCATGCTGGCCCGCCGTCTGGCTGATGGCACCGAACCGGAGGCAACGAACGTGGACCTGAGCGTCTATGACACCTTCACCACCCTGAACACCACCACAGGAGAAATAGCATGA
- the istB gene encoding IS21-like element helper ATPase IstB → MSTITVQDLLEAGKHASLTGSVLTDWAEKGTPKQREYLHGVLVAEHESRQESRRQRLLKAARLPAMKTLTGFDYSSVRFPEDYGRGPLESLDFINRAQDLVLYGDVGTGKTHMATALVAAACRQGIPARFFTTSALVMMLRRAKDEDRLDKELASLAKNRLLAIDELGYLPIDAEGARLLFQVIADGYEKRSLIITTNLEFSRWGTVFGDDNMAAAVIDRLVHHGRLLQFRGESYRVKNALMK, encoded by the coding sequence ATGAGCACGATCACCGTCCAGGACCTCCTTGAGGCGGGCAAGCACGCCTCGCTGACCGGCAGCGTGTTGACCGATTGGGCCGAGAAGGGCACCCCGAAGCAACGTGAATACCTGCACGGGGTGCTGGTCGCCGAGCACGAATCCCGGCAGGAGTCACGGCGCCAGCGGCTGTTGAAGGCCGCAAGGTTGCCGGCCATGAAAACACTCACCGGGTTCGACTACAGCAGTGTCAGGTTCCCGGAGGACTACGGCCGCGGACCTCTCGAATCCCTGGATTTCATCAACCGGGCCCAGGACCTGGTCCTCTACGGCGACGTGGGCACCGGCAAAACTCACATGGCCACCGCCCTGGTGGCCGCCGCCTGCCGGCAGGGCATCCCCGCCAGGTTCTTCACCACCTCCGCCCTGGTCATGATGCTGCGCCGCGCCAAGGACGAAGACCGCCTCGACAAGGAACTGGCCTCCCTGGCCAAGAACCGGCTCCTGGCCATCGACGAGCTGGGCTACCTCCCGATCGACGCCGAAGGGGCCAGGCTACTCTTCCAAGTGATCGCGGACGGGTATGAAAAACGAAGCCTGATCATCACAACAAATTTGGAGTTTTCCCGCTGGGGCACCGTGTTCGGAGACGACAACATGGCCGCCGCCGTCATTGACAGATTGGTCCACCACGGGCGGCTTCTGCAGTTCCGCGGCGAGTCCTACCGGGTCAAAAATGCCCTCATGAAATAG
- a CDS encoding helicase-associated protein produces the protein MDRRLRRAPDAEWVLMYRHGLSRKRIAELVRVHPAVVGYHLVIARRRDLDLEAEHQAAAGARTGPSPRSLARMEEVIAWITAKSRLPRGHSENRGERSMARWLSERRREAAEGTLDPAYRDGLARVPEWAGNHRAAADEARWHDRLAQLVEFRHEGHDWPRHHDYDSEREHTCVSSSLSRPFQR, from the coding sequence ATGGACAGGCGGTTACGGCGCGCTCCGGACGCGGAATGGGTGTTGATGTACCGGCACGGGCTGAGCCGGAAACGCATCGCTGAGCTCGTGCGCGTTCATCCCGCCGTCGTCGGCTATCACCTGGTCATCGCCCGCCGCCGGGATCTGGATCTTGAGGCCGAACACCAGGCCGCTGCGGGCGCCAGAACCGGCCCCTCCCCCAGGAGCCTTGCCCGCATGGAGGAGGTCATCGCCTGGATTACGGCCAAGAGCCGGCTCCCCCGCGGCCACTCGGAGAACAGGGGTGAACGGTCCATGGCCCGGTGGCTCTCGGAGCGCCGGCGCGAAGCAGCCGAAGGAACCCTTGACCCGGCATACCGCGACGGACTCGCACGGGTTCCGGAATGGGCCGGGAACCACAGGGCAGCTGCGGACGAAGCCAGGTGGCACGACCGTCTCGCCCAGCTCGTGGAGTTCCGACACGAAGGCCACGACTGGCCACGCCACCACGACTATGACTCAGAGCGCGAACACACCTGTGTTTCGTCAAGTTTAAGTAGGCCGTTTCAGCGCTAA
- a CDS encoding DNA-binding protein — protein MALSVKDRVFAAAEQISAERRPTVSTVRAAAGVSNADATRYLKEWVEEKQAAGGQVAATPATVLEQAARLAGACWAEASAVANERHAAEEAVWAQEKKDLALEISELVADLDKVTGEKDAAVTELTARITALDTQAAAMKAQLEQARTAEQQASNTAADAAARVAAAEARAETLQKAHDALLQRIVPETPDKNDQAK, from the coding sequence GTGGCGTTGAGTGTGAAAGACCGTGTGTTTGCTGCTGCGGAGCAGATCAGTGCCGAGCGCCGGCCGACCGTCTCGACGGTGCGGGCAGCGGCGGGTGTGAGCAACGCCGATGCCACCCGTTACCTGAAGGAATGGGTGGAGGAGAAGCAGGCCGCGGGCGGCCAGGTCGCCGCGACGCCGGCAACAGTGCTGGAACAGGCCGCGCGCCTGGCCGGTGCCTGCTGGGCCGAAGCGTCCGCCGTGGCCAATGAGCGGCACGCCGCCGAGGAAGCGGTCTGGGCGCAGGAGAAGAAGGACCTGGCGCTGGAGATCTCCGAACTCGTCGCTGACCTGGACAAGGTCACGGGCGAGAAAGACGCCGCCGTCACCGAACTCACCGCACGGATCACGGCACTGGACACCCAGGCCGCGGCGATGAAGGCGCAGCTGGAGCAGGCACGCACCGCCGAACAGCAGGCCAGCAACACCGCAGCCGACGCAGCGGCGAGGGTGGCCGCGGCCGAAGCCAGAGCAGAGACCCTGCAAAAGGCGCACGACGCGCTCCTGCAGCGCATCGTGCCGGAAACCCCGGACAAGAACGACCAGGCCAAGTAG
- a CDS encoding IS110 family transposase: protein MAKLWAGIDAGKAHHHCVVIDADGNRLLSQKIPNDEPALLDLIANVLKLADGDEVIWATDLNHGGPALLIAILVAHGQNVLYIPGRIVHHASKLYRGEGKTDAKDAAVIADQARMRRDLQPLRAGDEISTGLRILTARRADKSADRVRAINRLQAQLLEYFPALERAFDYSRSKAALLLLTKHRTPDGIRRTGQTRIHAWLKKHGARSSAAVAQAAVDAAKSQHTTVPAQHVGELIVAALAREIITLNEELAELDALISEKVTEHRHTRVLLSMPGFGPVLAAEFLGATGGDLTVFETADRFAGVAGLAPAPRDSGRITGNHHRPRRYDRRLLRVFYLSGLSALKSCPASRTYYDRKRAEGKTHIQAMLSLARRRLNVLWAMFRDGTTYTPVPAPTARLAA from the coding sequence TTGGCAAAATTGTGGGCCGGTATCGATGCCGGCAAAGCCCATCATCACTGCGTCGTGATCGACGCAGACGGAAACCGTTTGCTCTCGCAGAAAATCCCCAACGACGAACCGGCCCTGCTGGACCTCATCGCCAACGTCCTCAAACTCGCCGACGGGGACGAGGTCATCTGGGCGACGGACCTGAACCACGGCGGCCCGGCGCTGCTGATCGCTATCCTTGTCGCCCACGGCCAGAACGTCCTCTACATCCCGGGCCGGATCGTCCACCACGCCTCCAAGCTCTACCGCGGCGAGGGCAAAACGGACGCCAAAGACGCCGCTGTGATCGCTGACCAGGCCAGGATGCGCCGGGATTTGCAGCCGCTGCGGGCCGGGGATGAGATCAGCACGGGCTTGCGGATCCTCACCGCCCGGCGGGCCGATAAATCCGCGGACCGGGTCCGGGCGATCAACCGCCTGCAGGCCCAGCTGCTGGAATACTTCCCGGCGCTGGAGCGGGCCTTTGACTACAGCCGCTCCAAGGCGGCCCTGTTGCTGCTGACCAAACACCGGACCCCGGACGGGATCCGCCGCACCGGCCAAACCAGGATCCACGCCTGGCTGAAGAAACACGGCGCCCGCTCCTCCGCCGCGGTCGCGCAGGCCGCCGTCGATGCCGCGAAGTCCCAGCACACGACCGTCCCCGCCCAGCATGTGGGGGAACTGATTGTCGCGGCCCTCGCCCGGGAAATCATCACCCTGAACGAGGAACTCGCCGAGCTGGACGCGTTGATCAGCGAGAAGGTCACCGAACACCGCCACACCCGGGTGCTGCTGAGCATGCCGGGCTTCGGCCCCGTCCTCGCCGCGGAGTTCCTTGGCGCCACCGGCGGAGACCTCACCGTCTTCGAAACCGCAGACCGGTTCGCCGGCGTCGCCGGGCTCGCACCCGCACCCCGGGACTCCGGACGGATCACCGGCAACCACCACCGGCCCCGCCGCTACGACCGCAGGCTCCTGCGGGTCTTCTACCTCTCCGGCCTATCTGCCCTGAAAAGCTGCCCCGCCTCACGGACCTACTACGACCGAAAACGCGCTGAAGGCAAAACCCACATCCAGGCCATGCTCTCCCTGGCCCGCCGCCGACTGAACGTCCTCTGGGCCATGTTCCGCGACGGCACCACCTACACCCCGGTCCCAGCGCCGACAGCCCGTCTGGCTGCCTGA
- a CDS encoding PAS and ANTAR domain-containing protein, translating to MSSFDSMFTYSSALGANDYTAGTFLIDAATGLITWSDTLYRIHGYQRGEVVPTVELAMAHKHPDDRAKILEMNAALSQAGGHFSCYHRLIDSFQREHRVLASGEAVLDADGRLFSIVGIMVDLTSTVHSETERATRDAVAGAVRARAVIERARGILMGRLSIGADAAFALLCIHSNYTNIKLAAIASQLVGLAEDPRNAAAFATLVHDLQCHTAHAPAIRREKVKQPAAHKS from the coding sequence ATGAGTTCTTTTGACAGCATGTTCACGTACTCCAGCGCGCTGGGGGCCAATGACTACACCGCGGGGACGTTTCTCATCGATGCCGCGACCGGTTTGATCACGTGGTCCGATACGCTCTACCGGATCCACGGATACCAGCGGGGAGAAGTCGTACCCACCGTCGAACTCGCCATGGCGCACAAACATCCGGACGACAGGGCAAAAATACTGGAAATGAACGCCGCTCTGTCTCAAGCCGGAGGGCACTTCTCTTGCTATCACCGCCTCATCGACTCCTTCCAGCGCGAGCACAGAGTGCTGGCTTCCGGGGAGGCCGTTCTCGACGCGGATGGCAGGCTCTTCTCCATCGTGGGAATCATGGTGGACCTGACCTCAACAGTCCACTCCGAAACTGAACGGGCCACCAGGGATGCCGTCGCCGGAGCCGTCCGCGCCCGCGCCGTCATCGAAAGAGCCCGCGGCATCCTCATGGGACGGCTCAGTATCGGCGCCGATGCAGCGTTCGCCCTGCTCTGCATCCACAGCAACTACACCAATATAAAACTGGCCGCCATAGCCTCCCAGCTTGTCGGCCTCGCCGAAGACCCCCGCAACGCGGCCGCTTTCGCTACCCTCGTGCATGACCTTCAATGCCATACAGCTCATGCCCCTGCGATACGCCGGGAGAAGGTCAAGCAGCCGGCCGCTCATAAATCGTAG
- a CDS encoding ParB/RepB/Spo0J family partition protein, which translates to MNTTPTLEMLDPATLTVDINVRKDAALTADFIASIKEHGVMEPVIAHRKDDGTVHVLMGQRRTRAAVEVGRTSIPVMIIESPEEAERIVTQVVENIQRAELTEADEADAYHQLSLIGVSAAAIAKKTGRTKTTVEGALKAKSSTAGSAALGKGYTIDEALIMADFEGDQDATEELESVIADEPDQLLHVAQMLRDRRARAAALAALIAELEAQGKTVVEDAGHYANEENLYVSAAKRADGEAATDEDANAYLISTDYRGQHKANPVITGWKNLGFTPKYERYDGGTQAQKGPMTEEQKAERKTLIANNREMESASKVRREFVKTLLSRKTAPKGWQYFTVHAITHDPETASGYDGKVATEMIGAKTGEDTDRWGWNPLRDHTAKTTARPEFSLIALICAGYEKTIQKDSWRSAEKRHFHYLNQLTDWGYTASAVEKIILDKHTTATE; encoded by the coding sequence ATGAACACCACACCCACCCTCGAAATGCTCGACCCGGCCACCCTGACCGTGGACATCAACGTCCGCAAAGACGCCGCCCTGACCGCCGACTTCATCGCCAGCATCAAAGAGCACGGCGTGATGGAACCCGTCATCGCCCACCGCAAGGACGACGGCACGGTGCATGTCCTGATGGGACAGCGCCGCACCCGCGCCGCCGTGGAAGTCGGGCGCACCAGCATCCCGGTGATGATCATCGAGTCCCCCGAGGAAGCCGAACGGATCGTGACGCAGGTCGTGGAGAACATCCAGCGCGCCGAACTGACCGAAGCGGACGAGGCCGACGCCTACCACCAGCTGTCCCTGATCGGCGTTTCAGCCGCCGCGATCGCCAAGAAGACCGGGCGGACCAAGACCACCGTGGAAGGGGCGCTGAAAGCCAAGTCATCGACCGCCGGATCTGCCGCCCTGGGCAAGGGATACACCATTGATGAAGCGCTCATCATGGCCGACTTCGAAGGGGACCAGGACGCCACGGAGGAGCTGGAGTCCGTGATCGCGGACGAACCCGATCAGCTCCTGCACGTCGCGCAGATGCTCCGGGACCGCCGCGCCCGCGCCGCCGCCCTCGCCGCACTCATCGCCGAGCTGGAAGCTCAGGGCAAGACCGTCGTGGAGGACGCCGGGCACTACGCCAACGAAGAGAACCTGTACGTCTCGGCCGCGAAGCGGGCCGACGGGGAAGCAGCCACCGACGAGGACGCCAACGCCTACCTGATCAGCACCGACTACCGGGGCCAGCACAAAGCCAACCCCGTCATCACCGGCTGGAAGAACCTGGGCTTCACCCCGAAGTACGAACGCTACGACGGCGGCACCCAGGCCCAGAAAGGCCCGATGACCGAGGAACAGAAAGCAGAGCGGAAAACCCTGATAGCCAATAACCGCGAGATGGAAAGTGCCAGCAAGGTCAGGCGTGAATTCGTGAAGACCCTGCTGTCGCGCAAGACCGCGCCGAAGGGCTGGCAGTACTTCACCGTCCACGCCATCACCCACGACCCCGAAACCGCCAGCGGATACGACGGCAAGGTCGCCACCGAAATGATCGGAGCCAAGACAGGCGAGGACACCGACCGGTGGGGCTGGAACCCGTTGCGGGACCACACCGCCAAAACCACCGCACGGCCCGAGTTCTCCCTCATCGCACTGATCTGCGCCGGGTATGAAAAGACCATCCAGAAAGACTCATGGCGGTCCGCCGAGAAGCGGCACTTCCACTACCTGAACCAGCTCACCGACTGGGGATACACGGCAAGTGCCGTGGAGAAAATCATCCTCGACAAGCACACCACCGCCACCGAGTAA
- a CDS encoding transposase has translation MSSRPTFSDEFKADAVDLVITSGRPIATVASELGVSVTALRRWVRYHREGHPDTAMKTDEPIDPAKFWAMEARMRELERENDFLKKVSAFFAKEQR, from the coding sequence ATGTCTTCCCGTCCCACGTTTTCTGATGAGTTCAAGGCTGATGCTGTAGATCTCGTGATTACTTCCGGCCGTCCGATCGCGACTGTTGCCTCCGAACTTGGGGTCTCCGTGACCGCGTTGCGCCGGTGGGTCCGCTACCACCGAGAAGGTCACCCCGATACCGCGATGAAAACTGACGAACCCATTGATCCCGCGAAATTCTGGGCCATGGAGGCCAGAATGCGGGAACTTGAACGGGAGAACGATTTCCTAAAAAAAGTTTCAGCGTTCTTCGCCAAAGAACAACGGTAG
- a CDS encoding tyrosine-type recombinase/integrase, with amino-acid sequence MVTTVTAIGDVVVAALEDAGYMQSTIGQVRKSIKWLGVLAKKQDGFYTSKLGAEFASMTTSPRTGRYSAQRHTDYGRLVWLFDSYVLTGTVDLSMRPRGRQKEKPSSPEFSKLLVSWSQDMEQRGLARSTQDCFGGLACEYLIFLEACGISSWDDADGSSVLAFLESLRSRWADSSMWSAVASFRPFLKFTSRTDLLDALALVRARRHHEIVALLDSGVEGEVVDACRQGLVSSQDAAIALLALSTGLRACDIRGLRLADIDWRGGTIGIVQQKTGNPLTLPLPPLILAKLGHYVLDERPVSAEEEVFLRLKAPHVALADHAAIYVVVNKVFHASGVADVKVGTRALRYNAASKLLQAGTALPTISAILGHAHSDSTNVYLSADTERLRSCVLPLPEGAV; translated from the coding sequence ATGGTTACGACAGTCACGGCCATCGGAGATGTCGTTGTGGCCGCGTTGGAAGACGCCGGCTATATGCAGTCCACGATCGGCCAGGTTCGCAAGTCCATCAAATGGCTGGGTGTTCTGGCCAAGAAACAAGATGGCTTCTATACAAGCAAGCTGGGTGCGGAATTCGCCTCGATGACGACGAGCCCGCGGACCGGGCGGTACAGCGCCCAGCGCCATACCGATTACGGCCGCTTGGTGTGGTTATTTGACTCCTATGTGCTTACCGGCACCGTGGATCTTTCCATGAGGCCCCGGGGCAGGCAGAAGGAAAAGCCCAGCAGCCCGGAATTCTCCAAGCTACTGGTGTCGTGGTCCCAGGACATGGAGCAGCGTGGCCTCGCGCGTTCCACACAAGATTGTTTCGGCGGATTGGCCTGCGAGTATCTGATCTTCTTGGAGGCTTGCGGGATTTCCTCGTGGGATGACGCCGACGGATCCAGTGTCCTGGCATTTCTCGAGTCTCTTCGAAGCCGGTGGGCTGATTCGAGCATGTGGTCGGCGGTGGCCAGTTTCCGCCCGTTCCTGAAATTCACATCCCGCACGGATCTGCTCGATGCATTGGCACTGGTCCGGGCGAGACGGCACCACGAGATTGTTGCCTTGCTCGATTCCGGAGTTGAAGGAGAAGTTGTTGACGCCTGCCGGCAAGGATTGGTGTCCTCACAGGACGCGGCGATTGCGTTGCTCGCGTTGTCCACCGGTCTTCGTGCGTGCGATATCCGCGGCCTGCGGCTGGCGGACATCGACTGGCGGGGCGGCACGATCGGAATCGTGCAACAAAAGACCGGCAACCCACTGACCCTGCCGTTACCGCCACTGATCCTGGCCAAGCTTGGGCACTACGTGCTTGACGAGCGGCCGGTCTCCGCCGAGGAGGAAGTCTTCTTGAGGCTGAAGGCTCCGCATGTTGCCTTGGCTGACCATGCGGCGATTTACGTGGTTGTCAACAAGGTCTTTCATGCTTCCGGGGTGGCGGATGTGAAGGTTGGAACGCGTGCCCTTCGCTACAACGCGGCGTCCAAGCTGTTGCAGGCAGGCACCGCGTTGCCGACGATCTCGGCGATCCTCGGCCATGCCCACAGTGACTCGACCAATGTGTATCTGAGCGCGGATACCGAGCGGTTGCGCTCATGCGTCCTTCCGCTGCCGGAAGGGGCAGTGTGA
- a CDS encoding tyrosine-type recombinase/integrase, whose translation MSTYKFTSVFARELTRYLAFKQGMGCYGDSRIWYLRSFDTYCTEHQVASFDQQAVEGWVMFKKSSQPGSSPSWMSYIRDFGRWMRTHDNPEAYVLAESWKSGFFRSQPYLLSREEISLFFQSATELETTSPWKWQSVAFFALMHSCGLRTCETRRLQPRDVDLDKGEIDVLWSKANRSRRLPITGQVIDVLADCDRTSRKRFGQQRPGFFVSSTAAPVSPASIGVTFNRIWDQAGLPRAVGGRQPHPYSFRHHFAYANIERWMAEGTDVNAMLPYLARYMGHASLDSTFYYIHTSPDFMDGYAALTHDGPGVFPEVGFE comes from the coding sequence ATGAGCACGTATAAATTCACCAGCGTGTTCGCCCGGGAACTGACGCGGTATCTCGCCTTCAAACAGGGCATGGGCTGCTACGGCGATTCGCGCATCTGGTACTTGCGCAGTTTCGACACCTACTGCACGGAACACCAGGTGGCGTCTTTCGACCAGCAGGCCGTAGAAGGTTGGGTCATGTTCAAGAAGTCCTCCCAGCCGGGCTCCAGCCCGTCCTGGATGTCATACATCAGGGATTTCGGCCGTTGGATGCGGACCCACGACAACCCGGAAGCGTATGTGCTTGCCGAGTCCTGGAAGAGCGGCTTCTTCCGCTCCCAGCCCTACTTGTTGAGCCGCGAGGAAATCTCGTTGTTCTTCCAATCCGCTACCGAGCTGGAGACCACTTCGCCGTGGAAATGGCAGTCCGTCGCCTTTTTTGCGCTGATGCACTCGTGCGGGCTTCGGACCTGCGAAACCCGCAGGCTGCAACCCCGGGATGTTGACCTCGATAAAGGGGAGATCGATGTCCTGTGGTCCAAGGCCAACAGGAGCCGGCGCCTGCCAATCACGGGCCAGGTCATCGATGTCCTCGCAGACTGCGACCGGACATCCCGCAAGAGGTTCGGGCAACAACGTCCCGGGTTCTTCGTCTCCTCGACCGCAGCCCCGGTATCACCGGCATCGATCGGGGTCACGTTTAACCGAATCTGGGACCAAGCCGGGTTGCCACGGGCAGTTGGTGGCAGACAGCCTCACCCCTACTCCTTCCGCCACCATTTCGCCTACGCCAACATCGAACGATGGATGGCCGAAGGCACCGACGTCAATGCGATGCTGCCCTACCTCGCCCGGTATATGGGGCATGCATCGCTGGACAGCACCTTCTACTACATCCACACATCACCGGACTTCATGGATGGCTACGCAGCACTCACCCACGACGGCCCAGGCGTGTTCCCCGAGGTGGGATTCGAATGA